The DNA window GCTCGCCGGCGCCGCCGCCGTCGCCTGGACGGGCCTGCGCCCGGGACCGGCCACGCGGGATCGGACAGCCACCCGCATCGTGACGTCCGTCCTCGTCGTAGCACTCGCGCTGCTGACCGCCTGCTCGGGCGACGATGGGGCCAGCCCCGACGCCGACGACGCTGCGCAGACCGACACCGACGGCTCGGCGATGACGGTCACGGGCGTCGACTACGCCTTCGAAGCTCCCGAGGAGGTCGCCCCCGGCACGACCCTGACCTTCACCAACGGCTCGGATGCGGAGGTCCACGAGATGCTCGTTCTGCGGGTCGACGACGACGAGACGCGCCCGCTCGACGAGCTGATCGGGCTGTCCGACGCCGAAGCGCAGGACGTCACGGAGTTCCGCGGCATGCTCTTCGCGCTCCCTGGCGAGGAGGGCATCGACCCGGAGGCCCCGGACGCGGACGGCTCGGTCACCCTCGACGAGCCCGGTCGCTATCTCCTGCTGTGCTTCATCCCCGAGGGCGCCGACCCGGCCGCGTACGAGGAGGCGCTCACGGGGGAGGGCGAGGGCCCGCCTGAGGTCGAGGGCGGCCCGCCCCACGCGGAGCTGGGCATGGTGCACGAGCTCACCGTGAACCCCTGACCAACTTCTCGGCATGCCGTCCCGTCGACCTGGCTCGCGGCCGGTCGAGGGGGCGGCGCGGCCGTCTTCGCCCCTTTTGACCCTCGACAAGCGGCTCGCGCGCAGCTCGCCCGTGCCGATCGAGGCCGTGACGTGAACGGGTTCGGCGGCGCGCTGCAACAGCGCGGTGGTTGGGTCGGGGGATCGGTGAAGTCCACACAGGCCCCCGCGCGGCCCGCTCCAACCCTTCCCGGCTGCCTCTGCGCCCCCTAACCGGGCAGGTCCCGACCACGATCCCCGATGAGACACCCCCCCAAAGGTGACCAAGCGGGAACGAGGCCGACGACAAGCCCTGATGCCCCACCCAGACCCTTGCGTCCGGGATAGCGGGACATCTCTTAGCATGAGCGGCGATGGCCTCCTCCGATCCGACCGCTGACCAGCACCGTCGCCTGGCGGAGCTCGTGGCGGTGTACCCGGTCGCCGACGAGCTCGCCCACCGCATGGCGGCGGCCGGGCACGAGCTGTACCTCGTCGGTGGCACCGTGCGGGACACGCTGCTGCACGGCGAGGCCCCCGGCGACCTGGACTTCGCGACCTCCGCCCCGCCGGAGGAGACCGAGCGGCTCGTGGACGGCTGGGCCGACGCGGTCTGGCTGACCGGCGCGCGGTTCGGCACGGTCAGCGCCCACAAGGGCGGCTGGAACCTGGAGGTCACCACCTTCCGCGCCGACGTCTACCAGCCGGGGTCGCGCCACCCCGCGGTGACCTACGGCACCGACATCGAGGGCGACCTCGCCCGCCGCGACTTCACCTGCAACGCGATGGCGGTGCGCCTGCCCGAGCACCGCTTCGTCGACCCGTTCGGCGGCCTGGCCGACCTGGCGGCCCGCGTGCTGCGCACGCCCGTGGACGCCGAGATCAGCTTCGGCGACGACCCGCTGCGGATGGTGCGCCTGGCGCGGTTCGCCGCGGTGCTCGGCGCGGAGCCCGACGACGCGGCGCGCAAGGCCGCCACGGTCATGGCCGCCCAGCTCGACGGCATCAGCCGCGAGCGCATCCGCGCCGAGCTCGACAAGCTCGTCACCGCGGCCGAACCCCGCCGGGGCATGGACCTGCTGTGCGACACGGGCCTGGCCGACCGGTTCCTGCCGGAGCTGCCCGCGCTGCGCATGGAGCGCGATCCGAGCCACCACCACAAGGACGTCTACGCCCACACCATGGCCGTCGTCGACAACTGCCCGCGCGAGGACCGCATCCTGCGCCTGGCCGCGCTGCTGCACGACATCGGCAAGCCCGCCACCCGCGAGTTCCACCCCGACGGCAAGGTCACGTTCCACCACCACGAGGTCGTCGGGGCGCGCATGGCCCGCCAGCGCCTGCGCGCGCTCACCTACTCCAACGACGACGTCGACGCGGTCGCCGAGCTCGTCTACCTGCACCTGCGCTTCCACGGCTACTCCGACCAGGCGTGGTCGGACTCCGCGGTGCGCCGCTACGTCCGCGACGCCGGCACCCGCGAGCAGCTGGTGCGCCTGAACCTGCTGACCCGCGCGGACGTCACCACCGCCAACAAGGCCAAGGCCCGCCGCCTCGCCGAGGCGATGGACGACCTGGAGGCGCGCATCGCCAGGCTCGACGCCGAGGAGTCGATCGCCCAGATCCGCCCGCCCCTGGACGGCAACCAGATCATGGCCCACCTCGACCTCGCACCCGGTCCGGCGGTGGGCCAGGCCCGCGAGATGCTGCTCGAGGCCCGCCTGGACCAGGGCCCCATGAGCGAGGAGGAGGCCTACCGCCTGCTCGACGAGTGGGCCGCCTCCGAGGATCTCTGAGAACCTACCCGGGTTGCCCGTTGGTAAGGTTCGCCTTACAGTGGTGAGGAGAACCTAAGGGAAGGCAGCGCCTGGTGCTGGTCTGTCACTGCAAGGTGGTCTACGAGCGGGGGATCCGCGAGGCGATCGCCCTGGGCGCCCGCGACGAGTTCGACGTCGCCGAGGCGTGCGGTGCGGGCACCGGCTGCGGCGGCTGCGTCCCGGCCATCAGCCGCCTGCTCGGCGACTGCGCGGACTGCCCCCTGGCCGCGACGTCGGCGGCCACCCCGGCGGGGAGGACGGCAGCCGTTTCGCGCTAGGGTGTGGGCTCCCCCGCTGGCGAGAACGGAGACCCCCATGCAAGGCAGCCCGCAGGTCATCGAGATCCTGAACGAGGCGCTCACCGCGGAGCTCACCGCGGTCAACCAGTACTTCATCGCCTCGAAGATGGCCGATGACTGGGGCTACGCCAAGCTCGCCAAGGAGTACTACGACGAGTCCATCGGCGAGATGAAGCACGCCGAGACGCTCATCGAACGGATCCTGTTCCTCGAGGGCGTGCCCAACATGCAGCGGCTGTCCACCGTGGCGGTCGGCGAGTCGGTCATCGAGCAGTTCCGCGCCAACCTCGAGATGGAGGTCGCCGCCGTGGAGCGCTACCGGCGCGGTGTGTCCATCTGCCACGAGCAGGGCGACCCGGGCACCCGCACGCTGCTGGAGGGGTTCCTGCGCGACGAGGAGGCCCACGTCGACGAGGCGGAGAGCGAGCTCGTCCTCCTCGACCAGCTCGGCGAGCAGCTGTGGCTCGCCAAGTGGGTCAGCTAGGCGGTCAGCGCCGCGGGAGCAGCTCGGCGACGGGCACGGCTAGACCGGCTGCGACCGCAGGGGTGAGCGTGGTGCCGGCGGTGTGCTCGGTGACGGCGTAGGCGCCGTCGTCAGCCGGGCCGGCGACCGCGGGGTCGCGTCGGTGCACGAGCACGATGTCGCGGTGCAGGTCCACCACCCAGTACTCGGGCACGCCGAGCTGCTGGTAGATGTCGTGCTTCTCGTGCAAGTCGAGGCTGCGGGTCCCCGGTGAGGTCACCTCGACGACCAGGTCGGGCGGCACGTGGAAGCCGTCCTCGGCGAGCTCGTCGACCCGGTCGGGGCCGATGACCGTGCAGTCGGGGATCGGCCGCTGGTCGCCGATCTCGATGCCGAGGCCGGCGAACACCTCACCGCCATGGTCCCGGGCCCATGTCGTGAAGTAGTACATGAGGGCACTGACGGCGCGCTCGTGACGGGTACGGGGCACGCCGCGGATCACGAGCTCGCCGTTGAGGATCTCGTAGCGCAGGCTCTCGTCGAGCTTGCCCTCGGCTTCCAGTTTCTCGAGCACCGCGTGGGCCATGCGGGCGCCGGTCGCCACCGCCATCGTGCACCTCCTGGGTCCATAGGTGGACGCTACCGCCATGCTCGCCGCGCGGGCGCCGGTTGTCCACAGTGATCGGGGCCGCTTGCGCGGCCATCTGCGGACCGGAAGATGCGCTCAGTGGTGAGCCGACTACACAGCGCCTTTTCCCAGCGGACCGCCGGTCCGACGCTCGAGGTCAGGGGCGGCGCAGGGTGGTGGCCAGTCGGCGGGTGGTGCGGCGGTCGAGCAGCTCGTCGAGCAGGACGACCTGCCCGTCGGCGTCGGCCAGCGGCAGGCGCCAGTTGGGATAGGCGTCGGTGGTGCCCGGCAGGTTGGGCTGGCGGGTGTCGCCGACGGCGTCGCCCAGGGCGGCGGCCACCAGCAGCGCGGGGCCGGCGGCGAGGAAGGCGTGCATGGCCACGACCAGCTCCTCGACGGTGGGGTCGTGGCCGACCAGGCCCTCGGCGCGCAGCATGGCGGCCAGCTCGTCGCGCTGGCGGGCGGCGCGGGCCTGCTCGGCCGCGGGGTCGTCGAGCAGCCCGAGCTCGGCCTGGACGCGGACCGCCTCGCCGCGCCACCAGCCGGCGGCGGTGGGCAGGTCGTGGGTGGTGACGCTGGCCAGCGCCAGGGCGGGGTAGTCGGCGGCGGGCAGGGGCGCGCCGCCGTCGGCGGTGCGCTCGAAGTACAGCACGCTGGAGCCGAGCACGCCGGCGGCGCGCAGCCGCTCGCGCACGCCCTCCTCGACGGTGCCGAGGTCCTCGCCGACGACCAGCGCGCCGGCGCGCTCGGCCTCCAGAGCCAGCACGCCGAGCAGGGCGTCGCCGGGGTAGCGGACGTAGGTGCCGGCCGCGGCGGGGGCGCCCTCGGGGATCCAGTACAGGCGGAACAGGCCGAGGACGTGGTCCACGCGCAGGCCGCCGGCGTGGCGTGCGACGCCGGCGAGCATGTCGCGGAAGGCGGCGTAGCCGGTCGCGGCCAGGCGGTCGGGGCGCAGCGGCGGCAACCGCCAGTCCTGGCCCTGGCGGTTGAACGGGTCGGGTGGCGCGCCGACGGTGACGCTGCCCGCCAGGTCGTCCTGCAGCGCCCACGCGTCCGCCCCGCCCGGGTCCACGCCCACGGCGAGGTCGTGGACGATCCCGATGGGCATGCCCGCAGCCTCGGCGGCGGCCTGGGCGGCGGCCAGCTGGGTGTCGCACAGCCACTGCAGCCAGGTGTGGAAGGCCACGCGGTCGGCCAGCTCGCCGCGCGCGGGCTCCACGCCCGGGGCGGCGGGGTGGCGCAGGTCGGCGGGCCAGCCGGTGTAGGGGGTGCCGTGGCGCTCGGCGAGGGCGCAGAAGGTCGCGAAGTCGACCAGGCCCCGGCCCTCCTGGTCGCGGTAGTCGGCGAACGCCTGCTCGCGGGCGGGTGAGCGGGGGACGGTGTGCAGCAGCTCCAGGGCCCAGGTCTTGGCGCGGAAGACGGCGTCGCGGTCGATGCGGTCGGGTGTGCCGGCGTCGCGGGCGGCGCCGGCCAGCCCGGTCACGCGCTCGCGGACGCCCGGGTCGGCCGCGTCGAGCTCGTCGACGTCGGTGACCGACAGGTACAGCGGGTTGGAGAAGCGCCGGCTCGACGGGTAGTACGGCGAGGGCTCGACGGGCAGGACCGGGGTGGCGGCGTGCAGCGGGTTGGCCACCACGAAGCCGGCGCCGAGCTCGGCGGCGCTGCGGGCGGCGAGCCGGCCCAGGTCCGCCAGGTCGCCCATCCCCCAGCTGTCCGCCGAGCGCAGCGCGTACAGCTGCACCATCCAGCCCCACTGGCGGTCGAGGTCCGCCGGAAGCGGGCACCGTCCCGGCGCCACGATCAGGTGCGCCTGCTCGTCGCCGGCCTCCAGGCGGTGGTAGCCGAGCGGCAGGTCGACGGGCAGCGCGCGGCCGGGGCCGGGCAGGTCGACGGGCGGCGCGCGGCCGGGGCCGGGCAGGTCGACGGGCGGCGCGCGGCCGGGGCGCGGCAGGTCGACGGGCAGCGCGCGGCCGGGGCGCGGCAGGTCGACGGTGGTGCCGTCCTCCAGGTGCACGCGTGCGGCGACGCCGTCGAGCGGGGGCAGACCGAACGTGTCGGGGTGCCCGCGGCGGGCGACGACGGTGGCCGGCAGACGGCGGGCCCGCGCCGCATCGGTGGCCCGTTGCAGCGATCCGGTGACCTCGTCCTCGGCGGCGGGGACGTCCATGGCCGCGAGCACGGCCCGCACCGTCGCGGCCGGGACGGTGACCGCCCGGCCGTCGGCGCCGGTGTAGGCGGTGGCGACACCGTGCCGCTGGGCGAGCTCGGCCAAGGCCGGGCTGACGTCAGCGGAGGCGGGCATGGCGACCGGCCTCCCCCGCCGGGGTGGTGGCGATACCCGAGCTCTAGCCCGGGCGGCCGTTCGCACGGGTGGTGGCGGGGCCGTCGTTGGCCTTCCAGAGCTCATCGATCTGGTCGATCAGGTCGAGCATCTCCTTGGCCTTGGCCTCGTCCATGGAGGCCTTGACGGCCGACCCGGCCTTGACGGCCTTGTTGAACAGGGCGTGGTGCTCGGCGCCGTGCTTGTCGGGCTTGTACCAGTCGCTCCAGAGCACGTCGATGTGGTGCTTGGCGAGCTCGGCGCGCTCCTCCTTGACGACCACGCAGCGCTGGCGGAAGACCTCGTCGTCGGAGGCGTGGTACTTGCCGATGATCTTGAGGCAGGATTCAGCCTCGATGCGCGCCTGTTCGGGGTCGTAGACCCCGCAGGGGATGTCGCAGTGGGCGTGCACGGCCCGGGGCGCGTGCACACGGTCCAGGAGGGTCAGCAGGCGGGTGGGCAGGGGCATCGGAGCACTCCTTTGACAGCAGAGGCGAACGAACACGCGAACGCTCGTGGCGGACTCTATAACCCCTACCCACGGCACGAAACCGCATGCGGGCGACCATGGGGTGCCGCGGGCCGGGCGATCGCGGCGATCGCGGCCGCTCTGGCGGTGGCCGCCCACCAGCGGCTGGTCGTGCACGGGGCCAGCATGGCGCCGACCCTCGCGCCCGGCGACCGGCTGCTCGTGCGGCGCTGGCCGAGGGCGCTGGCGCCCGGCGTCCTGGTCGTGGTCGCCGACCCCCGCGCCCCCGGCCGGCTGGTGGTCAAACGGGTCGCGGCGGTGGACGCCGACGCGGTGACCGTGCTGGGCGACAACCCCGCGGCCAGCACCGACAGCCGCGCCTACGGGGCGCTGCCGCGATCCGCGGTGCGCGGCCGGGTGGTGTACCGCTACGCGCCCGCGGGCCGCGCGGGCCGCATAGCGCGCATAGCGCGCATGGGGCGCATGGGGCGCCCCTGACTTGCCCGGTCGTGTGGCCCGGCCAGGCCACCACCTCCAGGGTGGTCGTGTGGCCCGGCGACTTGCCCGGTCGTGTGGCCCGGCCAGGCCACCGCCTCCAGGGTGGTCGCGCAGCGACCGCCCTTGGGATGCTGACCGGTCGCGGGGCTGGGCTAGCCGCGGGGGACGGTGGCGGCGTCGCGGGTGCGCTCGGGCGCGTCGGCGACCCGCACGGACTCCGCAGGGGGCCACTCCGGTCCGGCGATGAACTCCGCGACCATCTCGCGGCACACGTCGTCGGGGAACTGGGCCGGGGGGGACTTCATGAAGTAGCTGGACGGGCCGAGCAACGGGCCGCCGATGCCGCGGTCCATCGCGACCCTGGCGCAGCGCACCGCGTCGATGACCACGCCGGCGGAGTTCGGCGAGTCCCAGACCTCGAGCTTGAGCTCGATGTTCAGGGGCACGTCGCCGAAGTTGCGTCCCTCCATGCGGATGTAGGCCCACTTGCGGTCCTCGAGCCACGGCACGTGGTCGCTCGGGCCGATGTGGATGTTGTCCTTGCCGATCCCGTTGGACATCTGGCTCGTGACCGACTGGGTCTTCGACACCTTCTTCGAGTCCAGCCGTTCGCGCTCCAGCATGTTCATGAAGTCCATGTTGCCGCCGAAGTTCAGCTGGTAGGTGCGGTCGATCGTGACCCCCCGGTCCTCGAACAGGCGCGTCAGCAGGCGGTGGGTGATCGTCGCGCCGACCTGGCTCTTGATGTCGTCACCGATGATCGGCAGCCCGGCCTTGGCAAAGCGCTGCGCCCACTCGGGGTCGGTGGCGATGAACGCGGGCAGGCAGTTGACCAGCGCGCACCCCGCGGCCAGCGCCTCACCGGCGTAGAACCGGGCGGCCTGCTCGCTGCCGACCGGCAGGTAGCACACGAGCACGTCGGCGCGGGCCTCGCGCAGGGCCGCCGCCACGTCGACGGGCTCGGCGTCTGACTCCTCGCACGACTCGGCGTAGAACTTGCCGAACCCGTCCATGGTCGGGCCCCGCAGCACCTCGACGCCCAGCGGCGGCACGTCCGCGAACTGGATGGTGTTGTTGGGCGGGGCGACGATCGCCTCGGAGAGGTCGTGGCCGACCTTCTTCGCATCCACGTCGAACGCGGCCACGAACTCCAGGTCGCGCACGTGGTAGCCGCCGAGCTCGACGTGCATGAGCCCGGGGACGCGCGCCTCGGGGTCCGCGTCGGCGTAGTACTGCACGCCCTGGACGAGAGAGCTGGCGCAGTTGCCCACGCCGACGACCGCGACGCGGACTCCTCCGTGCCGGGTCGAGTTGCTCGGTGCAGGGCCACTCATCAACGTCTCCTTGTCGGTACCGCTCATTGGTTCTGCAGTTCTGTGCGCACGATGTCGTCGCCGGGCGGGGCCGGGGCCGACGGGGGCGTCGGCGGAGGCGTCGGCGGGGGGTCGTGCTCGCCGCGCTCGGCCAGGGCGGTGCGCTCGGCGACGATCAGCTCGTCGAGCCAGGCGATGTCGGCGGCGGTCGTGTCCACCCCGTGGCGCACCAGCGACATCGTGTAGGTGTCCGCCCGGGTGACGCGCGCACGGCCGAGTGACCGGCGGCCCTCGTCCAGCTTGTCCTCCAGGTAGGCCTTGCGCCGCTCCAGCAGCTTGATGCGCATCTCGGGGCGCAGGTAGCGGAAGAAGGCCAGGCGCAGGGAGAACTTCTCCTGCTCGGCCCCGGTGCCCGCGCTCTCCTCGAGCAGCTCGAGGAACTCCTGCTCGCCGATGTCGGTGATCCGGTACTCCTGCTTGCGCCGGGACGTCTGCGGCTCGGCGTGCACCTTCTCGGCCGCGCCGCGCTTCTCCAGGCGGCGCAGGGTGGGGTACAGCGAGCCGAACGACACCGTCCAGAAGAGGCCGAGCTTCTGCCCGAGCTGCTTGCGCAGCTCGTATCCGTGCATCGGACGCTCTTTCAGCAAACCGAGGATCGCGAGCTCAAGCATGGTGACGTCCTTGCGGGTCAGAGTCGGTCGGTTCGGTCGGTGCGGTCGGGCGGTGGTGCAGCTGGCCGATGCATCCGGACGATGCATCGGGGCGATGTATCCCCACGATATAGCGGGATGATACATGCGCGCTGGACCCGGGCCAGAATGGGCCGCCGTTCCCAGCTGGCCAGCCACTACAATCGGCACCCGACCATGAAGGGGCAAATCGATTACCGGATGGCCAAGCGTGCGCTGGTGCGCAAGGTCTCGCGCGGCGCCGTGGCGCTCACCGACGTCTGCGACGCCCACCCCGAGCTGCTGCGCGCCGCCCGCAACATCGGCGAGGCCACGGAGCGGGCCTGCCCGATCTGCGCGCTCGCCGACG is part of the Egibacteraceae bacterium genome and encodes:
- a CDS encoding CCA tRNA nucleotidyltransferase, whose translation is MASSDPTADQHRRLAELVAVYPVADELAHRMAAAGHELYLVGGTVRDTLLHGEAPGDLDFATSAPPEETERLVDGWADAVWLTGARFGTVSAHKGGWNLEVTTFRADVYQPGSRHPAVTYGTDIEGDLARRDFTCNAMAVRLPEHRFVDPFGGLADLAARVLRTPVDAEISFGDDPLRMVRLARFAAVLGAEPDDAARKAATVMAAQLDGISRERIRAELDKLVTAAEPRRGMDLLCDTGLADRFLPELPALRMERDPSHHHKDVYAHTMAVVDNCPREDRILRLAALLHDIGKPATREFHPDGKVTFHHHEVVGARMARQRLRALTYSNDDVDAVAELVYLHLRFHGYSDQAWSDSAVRRYVRDAGTREQLVRLNLLTRADVTTANKAKARRLAEAMDDLEARIARLDAEESIAQIRPPLDGNQIMAHLDLAPGPAVGQAREMLLEARLDQGPMSEEEAYRLLDEWAASEDL
- a CDS encoding (2Fe-2S)-binding protein, whose product is MLVCHCKVVYERGIREAIALGARDEFDVAEACGAGTGCGGCVPAISRLLGDCADCPLAATSAATPAGRTAAVSR
- the bfr gene encoding bacterioferritin, whose protein sequence is MQGSPQVIEILNEALTAELTAVNQYFIASKMADDWGYAKLAKEYYDESIGEMKHAETLIERILFLEGVPNMQRLSTVAVGESVIEQFRANLEMEVAAVERYRRGVSICHEQGDPGTRTLLEGFLRDEEAHVDEAESELVLLDQLGEQLWLAKWVS
- a CDS encoding Uma2 family endonuclease codes for the protein MAVATGARMAHAVLEKLEAEGKLDESLRYEILNGELVIRGVPRTRHERAVSALMYYFTTWARDHGGEVFAGLGIEIGDQRPIPDCTVIGPDRVDELAEDGFHVPPDLVVEVTSPGTRSLDLHEKHDIYQQLGVPEYWVVDLHRDIVLVHRRDPAVAGPADDGAYAVTEHTAGTTLTPAVAAGLAVPVAELLPRR
- the malQ gene encoding 4-alpha-glucanotransferase, yielding MPASADVSPALAELAQRHGVATAYTGADGRAVTVPAATVRAVLAAMDVPAAEDEVTGSLQRATDAARARRLPATVVARRGHPDTFGLPPLDGVAARVHLEDGTTVDLPRPGRALPVDLPRPGRAPPVDLPGPGRAPPVDLPGPGRALPVDLPLGYHRLEAGDEQAHLIVAPGRCPLPADLDRQWGWMVQLYALRSADSWGMGDLADLGRLAARSAAELGAGFVVANPLHAATPVLPVEPSPYYPSSRRFSNPLYLSVTDVDELDAADPGVRERVTGLAGAARDAGTPDRIDRDAVFRAKTWALELLHTVPRSPAREQAFADYRDQEGRGLVDFATFCALAERHGTPYTGWPADLRHPAAPGVEPARGELADRVAFHTWLQWLCDTQLAAAQAAAEAAGMPIGIVHDLAVGVDPGGADAWALQDDLAGSVTVGAPPDPFNRQGQDWRLPPLRPDRLAATGYAAFRDMLAGVARHAGGLRVDHVLGLFRLYWIPEGAPAAAGTYVRYPGDALLGVLALEAERAGALVVGEDLGTVEEGVRERLRAAGVLGSSVLYFERTADGGAPLPAADYPALALASVTTHDLPTAAGWWRGEAVRVQAELGLLDDPAAEQARAARQRDELAAMLRAEGLVGHDPTVEELVVAMHAFLAAGPALLVAAALGDAVGDTRQPNLPGTTDAYPNWRLPLADADGQVVLLDELLDRRTTRRLATTLRRP
- the sodN gene encoding superoxide dismutase, Ni — translated: MPLPTRLLTLLDRVHAPRAVHAHCDIPCGVYDPEQARIEAESCLKIIGKYHASDDEVFRQRCVVVKEERAELAKHHIDVLWSDWYKPDKHGAEHHALFNKAVKAGSAVKASMDEAKAKEMLDLIDQIDELWKANDGPATTRANGRPG
- the sodX gene encoding nickel-type superoxide dismutase maturation protease, which gives rise to MHTVQEGQQAGGQGHRSTPLTAEANEHANARGGLYNPYPRHETACGRPWGAAGRAIAAIAAALAVAAHQRLVVHGASMAPTLAPGDRLLVRRWPRALAPGVLVVVADPRAPGRLVVKRVAAVDADAVTVLGDNPAASTDSRAYGALPRSAVRGRVVYRYAPAGRAGRIARIARMGRMGRP
- a CDS encoding inositol-3-phosphate synthase — protein: MSGPAPSNSTRHGGVRVAVVGVGNCASSLVQGVQYYADADPEARVPGLMHVELGGYHVRDLEFVAAFDVDAKKVGHDLSEAIVAPPNNTIQFADVPPLGVEVLRGPTMDGFGKFYAESCEESDAEPVDVAAALREARADVLVCYLPVGSEQAARFYAGEALAAGCALVNCLPAFIATDPEWAQRFAKAGLPIIGDDIKSQVGATITHRLLTRLFEDRGVTIDRTYQLNFGGNMDFMNMLERERLDSKKVSKTQSVTSQMSNGIGKDNIHIGPSDHVPWLEDRKWAYIRMEGRNFGDVPLNIELKLEVWDSPNSAGVVIDAVRCARVAMDRGIGGPLLGPSSYFMKSPPAQFPDDVCREMVAEFIAGPEWPPAESVRVADAPERTRDAATVPRG
- a CDS encoding helix-turn-helix transcriptional regulator; amino-acid sequence: MLELAILGLLKERPMHGYELRKQLGQKLGLFWTVSFGSLYPTLRRLEKRGAAEKVHAEPQTSRRKQEYRITDIGEQEFLELLEESAGTGAEQEKFSLRLAFFRYLRPEMRIKLLERRKAYLEDKLDEGRRSLGRARVTRADTYTMSLVRHGVDTTAADIAWLDELIVAERTALAERGEHDPPPTPPPTPPSAPAPPGDDIVRTELQNQ